AAATTGCCCTCACCTGATTCTCAGCGGGTTAAAAAAGCTCGGATATAAGAAAGAGTTCTTGAATTTTGTTAAGAATACAAGACCGGACATATACGGATACATGAAAAATAAAAGGGAATCGGGTGACAGATATGCTTACAAGAGGTGATCTCCATATCCATTCAACTGCTTCCGATGGTGATTTTAGCCCATGGGAGATAGTCAAGTCTGCGAAGGAACATGGAGTCGATACGATAGCAATCACAGACCACAATTCAACCGATGGAATAAACGAAGCGGCGTCGGCAGGCAGGCAATACGGTGTTGCAGTGATCCCCGCCGTAGAATTATCGACAAAATATGGTGGAGAGAGAGTCCATATACTGGGATATTTTAAAAACAACAGATTTAACGACAGCATCCTTAAGGATATTTTGACTCTTGTAAAGGAGCATGATATTAAAACTGTAAGAAATATATTAAAAGATTTCGTTTATATAAAAGGATATGAAGATCATCTTTCCGTTCCGGAAGGGATAGCTCTTTTAAAAACTTTCGGAGCAGCAGCCGTACTGGCTCATCCAGTCCGTATAAGGGTCAGAAACCTTCCGGCAGTTTTGAGTTTTCCCTTTGACGGAATAGAAGCCAAATATTGTAACAACAGCCGTTATGATACACTATATTTTATTAATATAGCATTATCAAGATTTTCGTTTTATACGGGCGGGTCGGATTTTCATACAAATAGAGGCAGTTATCATACTCACTGTTCCATAGGAAATCCCAGCCTTAATCAAATGGAAATACAAATATTTCTTAGAAACTCAGGTGCAATAGTTTTAAATTAGTGTTTCTGGTATGTAAGTTCGATCGAAAGATTATGATAAGAAAAGCTGTCAGCGAAGCATAGAATAAGTTATGCAGAATATTATTTGAATTTTGGTGATAAAATGAGGTTTGTAATAATCGGGGACAGTAAGGGAAAAGAAGGCGGCATCAACAAAAAGGTGCTTGCAAGAATATTGAATAAGACCGATAAGTTATACCCCAAGCCGGAATTTTTTGTGATGCTTGGAGATAGTGTGGCGGGGAGCAGAATCCCGGAAATACTGGCAGCGCAGCTAATTATGCTGAGAAAGCTTATAGAAAGATATCATCCGAATATACCGATAATTCCGGTAGCAGGCAACCATGAGGTCAATGTTACATCGACAGATGGCAGATACGAAAAAATATTATCCGAGATTTATTGCGATTTTACGCCTGACGGCATACTTCAAAATTATAACCGGACAGTATATTATAAAGATTTTAGTGAAACCAGACTTATAATACTCAATGCCTTTCATTATGGAAAGATGCACAAAATCGATAAAGAGCAGCTCGACTGGCTTGAACAGGCGGCTTCGGCAAATAAAAAAAGTAAAATCGTGTTTGTCCATTCACCAGCGTTCCCTACAGGGGCACACCTTGGACACTGTCTCGACTTATATCCTGCTTGCAGAGATGCTTTCTGGAATATAATCGACAAATATCGGATAGATATAGTTTTCTCGGGGCACGAACATAACTATTCTAGAAGAATAGTAAACAATTCGTTCAACGATGGGGAAAATAATTTCAGGAATTGTGTCTGCCAGGTAATTACGGGTGGTGGCGGCGAAAAACTGAAGAGTAAATATAAAAGCAGGGAAGGCGTAATTGTCCCTCCAATAGATAAATATCACTTTGTAGTTGTGGATATTATAGCTGGTACCATAGACGTTTCTGCTATAAGTTCTGAAGGCAAAAAGATGGACCAATTCAAAATAGTAAAATAAGATATATCATCTCAGAAAGTCGCACATCTGAAATTTTTGTAAATAATTTTTAACTTTTTTGTGAATTTTAATGATAAAATAATATTAAAAGTTATCCGAAACTATGAGGTGAGAATTTTGGATTATTCTCTGAAAGATTTAATATCCAAGAGCCAGGATGGGGATATAAGCGTATTTGAAGAGCTTATAAAATTATATCAAAAGAAAATATTTAACATTGCATACAGGATGGTAGGCAATTATGATGATGCATCGGATATTGCCCAGGAAGTCTGCATAAAGATATTCAGATCCATCAAGAAATTCAAACAGGACTCATCTTTTAGCACATGGGTATACAGGATAACTTGTAACGTATGCATCGATGAAATCAGGAAACGAAAGGCCAATACAATATCTTTGACAGCCATAAATGAAGATAAGGAATATGAGATACCGATTGCGGACAAAAGAGGACTTCCTGATGAAATAGTCGAAAACAAGGAAACAGAAGAATTTATAATGCAGTCTATAAATGAACTTTCGCCAGAGTACAGGGCGTTGATTATATTAAGGGATGTATACGGTTATACATATATTGAAATATCGAAAATTTTATGTATAAATATCGGGACGGTCAAGTCGCGGTTAAACAGGGCAAGAAGTCTTTTGAAAGAAAAAATAAAAAAGAATGAACTTTTTAACGATAAGAACGTCTAATAATTTGAAAGGAGGTTTTTCATAATGGAATGTTCAAGGGTAATGGAACTTCTCTCAGAATATGCTGATGATGAGCTTGATTCTGAAACTTCGGATGAAATACGAAAGCATATGGAAAGTTGCAGCAGTTGTAAATATGAATATGAATTGCTGATGGGCGTTATAGATAATTGCCGCAGACTTGGAGAAGTCGACCTTCCCGGGGATTTTAACAAAAACCTGCATGAAAAACTTATATCCGAGGGCAGCAGTTATAAAAATAGATATATATGGTTGAAAAGGTATGGTGCAGTTGCAGCCGTCCTGATTTTATTTATATCCATAGGTTTTATGGTCCGCAGCGACATGTTTGGGATGAAAAGGACAAAATCCAGCAGTGTTGCACAAGAAAATATGAAAACCAGCAGTGAAAAAAAAGTACAGTCTAAAGCAAACGGTTCAGCCGATGAAAAGAAAAACTTTGACATGAATCAAGAGCTAAAGAGCCAGCGTGGTGGTAAATCTGTCAATGAAATTTCTTTAATGATTAATCTAAACGATGAAGAGTACACTAAAGATCATCAAAATATAATAAATACGGTTTACAGATTTGGAGGATGTAAAATTCAGTACGATAATTACCAGTATAAAGTTCCCATAAATAATTTGTTTAAATTA
The genomic region above belongs to Clostridiales bacterium and contains:
- a CDS encoding PHP domain-containing protein, which encodes MLTRGDLHIHSTASDGDFSPWEIVKSAKEHGVDTIAITDHNSTDGINEAASAGRQYGVAVIPAVELSTKYGGERVHILGYFKNNRFNDSILKDILTLVKEHDIKTVRNILKDFVYIKGYEDHLSVPEGIALLKTFGAAAVLAHPVRIRVRNLPAVLSFPFDGIEAKYCNNSRYDTLYFINIALSRFSFYTGGSDFHTNRGSYHTHCSIGNPSLNQMEIQIFLRNSGAIVLN
- a CDS encoding metallophosphoesterase, which translates into the protein MNFGDKMRFVIIGDSKGKEGGINKKVLARILNKTDKLYPKPEFFVMLGDSVAGSRIPEILAAQLIMLRKLIERYHPNIPIIPVAGNHEVNVTSTDGRYEKILSEIYCDFTPDGILQNYNRTVYYKDFSETRLIILNAFHYGKMHKIDKEQLDWLEQAASANKKSKIVFVHSPAFPTGAHLGHCLDLYPACRDAFWNIIDKYRIDIVFSGHEHNYSRRIVNNSFNDGENNFRNCVCQVITGGGGEKLKSKYKSREGVIVPPIDKYHFVVVDIIAGTIDVSAISSEGKKMDQFKIVK
- a CDS encoding RNA polymerase sigma factor; protein product: MRILDYSLKDLISKSQDGDISVFEELIKLYQKKIFNIAYRMVGNYDDASDIAQEVCIKIFRSIKKFKQDSSFSTWVYRITCNVCIDEIRKRKANTISLTAINEDKEYEIPIADKRGLPDEIVENKETEEFIMQSINELSPEYRALIILRDVYGYTYIEISKILCINIGTVKSRLNRARSLLKEKIKKNELFNDKNV
- a CDS encoding zf-HC2 domain-containing protein, which produces MECSRVMELLSEYADDELDSETSDEIRKHMESCSSCKYEYELLMGVIDNCRRLGEVDLPGDFNKNLHEKLISEGSSYKNRYIWLKRYGAVAAVLILFISIGFMVRSDMFGMKRTKSSSVAQENMKTSSEKKVQSKANGSADEKKNFDMNQELKSQRGGKSVNEISLMINLNDEEYTKDHQNIINTVYRFGGCKIQYDNYQYKVPINNLFKLYESIKDDYKIKDILLNSEDKTLQYKKLYEELDTLKESEGKNPDSADIKKQIDKEESELKEMDESGQYFFVSIKVPR